One genomic region from uncultured Cohaesibacter sp. encodes:
- a CDS encoding efflux RND transporter periplasmic adaptor subunit: MIAHLTALAHSEPGAVGYRLVHGHFPETIDILALAKGLSDKPSLKRFGDDLLIIIPGLEGNERGAWCAWLFDHVPPVNELPALIDMLSNLGKAVFASSPDGVSPDLALESKHSNKAAPSGAFLHTLKDLSGLGALARRKYMKRFAESLSLNGVAKAAFLVHCKSKTCGSVIVSDQSLIGFSDEVAQLVSTQRQEALVEEVFFANSDHEEQLLGATLTEAIAAENLHLCAPALGENGIAIVLVDAEKPAKGALEPFAELANLGLRQKKQKNTKHKRFWQIASLVATLALGTYLMMPAKLIVTASALSLPQTAQTVNLSFDSYLQEMKVDVGDKVSQGDELALMKAPGLEARHSEVTLQISVQEMSGKAALAQNDYGSYQLAMQKLETQKAELAQIEQKLDQLSVRAPLSGTVIRTLGRDALGRHVSTGQPLVIIQPDDHFAVALTLSDVDAPLVAPGQKGVIFFRGLSDRTYSFTVQTPVYVETNEQSQDEQLVAKASIDQPGEGRLIAGLSGFARLEAGQDLRIVVLTRYAVEFVKVKAWTYLGLHF; the protein is encoded by the coding sequence ATGATTGCTCATCTTACCGCGCTCGCGCATAGCGAGCCGGGCGCGGTCGGGTATCGGCTTGTGCATGGCCACTTTCCCGAAACAATCGATATTTTAGCCCTTGCAAAGGGCTTGAGCGACAAGCCCAGTCTGAAACGATTTGGGGATGATTTGCTTATTATTATTCCTGGTCTTGAAGGGAATGAGCGAGGGGCATGGTGCGCTTGGTTATTTGATCATGTACCTCCTGTAAATGAGCTTCCAGCTCTTATCGATATGCTTTCTAATCTGGGTAAGGCTGTGTTCGCCTCAAGCCCGGACGGGGTGTCTCCTGATCTTGCTCTTGAGTCAAAGCATTCAAACAAGGCTGCCCCGAGCGGCGCATTTCTGCACACTTTGAAAGACTTGAGTGGCTTGGGGGCTTTGGCCCGCCGCAAATACATGAAGCGGTTTGCGGAAAGCCTGAGCCTGAATGGCGTGGCAAAAGCGGCGTTCCTTGTGCACTGTAAAAGCAAGACATGTGGATCCGTGATTGTCTCTGATCAGTCACTGATCGGCTTTTCAGACGAGGTTGCTCAACTGGTCTCTACCCAAAGACAAGAGGCCTTGGTTGAGGAGGTCTTTTTTGCCAATTCGGATCATGAGGAGCAGTTGCTTGGAGCCACTCTGACCGAAGCGATTGCTGCTGAAAATCTTCATCTTTGCGCGCCCGCACTGGGTGAAAATGGGATCGCTATTGTCCTTGTGGATGCAGAAAAGCCGGCAAAGGGAGCGCTCGAGCCCTTCGCCGAATTGGCAAATCTGGGTTTGCGGCAAAAGAAACAGAAAAATACAAAGCATAAGCGGTTTTGGCAGATTGCCTCTTTGGTAGCCACTCTAGCGCTCGGCACCTATCTTATGATGCCTGCGAAGCTGATTGTTACGGCATCGGCTTTGAGCCTGCCGCAAACGGCTCAGACTGTTAATTTGTCCTTTGACAGCTATTTGCAAGAAATGAAAGTCGATGTTGGCGACAAGGTCAGCCAAGGGGATGAATTGGCGTTGATGAAGGCGCCTGGTCTGGAAGCCCGCCATTCTGAAGTCACTTTACAGATTTCGGTTCAGGAAATGTCCGGCAAGGCGGCTTTGGCCCAGAATGATTATGGCAGTTATCAGCTCGCCATGCAGAAGTTGGAAACCCAGAAGGCAGAACTCGCACAAATCGAACAAAAGCTGGATCAACTGTCGGTTCGGGCGCCGTTAAGTGGAACGGTTATTCGCACCTTAGGGCGGGATGCTCTGGGGCGCCATGTTTCCACCGGTCAGCCGCTTGTTATCATCCAGCCGGATGATCATTTTGCCGTCGCTCTGACATTATCGGATGTTGATGCGCCGCTCGTGGCTCCGGGGCAGAAAGGTGTCATCTTCTTTCGCGGGTTAAGTGATCGCACCTATTCCTTCACCGTCCAAACACCTGTTTATGTTGAGACGAACGAACAATCCCAAGACGAACAGTTGGTTGCCAAGGCCAGTATCGATCAACCGGGGGAGGGGCGTCTTATTGCAGGCTTATCTGGTTTCGCGCGTCTTGAAGCCGGCCAAGACCTGCGCATTGTCGTACTGACGCGGTATGCTGTCGAATTTGTAAAGGTGAAAGCGTGGACCTACCTAGGCTTACACTTCTAA
- a CDS encoding DUF3467 domain-containing protein, with protein sequence MTDKSETQSQSLNGLNINWDDSQMESQYANIGTATATREEFFLLFGTHTQWRGSLKENGGVDVKLAQRIVMSPYAAKRLATILAQSIKAYENQFGTIEI encoded by the coding sequence ATGACTGACAAATCAGAAACACAAAGCCAGTCGCTTAACGGACTCAATATCAACTGGGATGATAGCCAGATGGAAAGCCAATATGCAAATATTGGTACGGCTACTGCAACACGAGAAGAATTCTTTCTTCTGTTCGGTACGCATACGCAATGGCGGGGGTCTTTGAAAGAAAATGGTGGAGTCGATGTTAAACTGGCCCAGCGTATTGTGATGAGCCCATATGCAGCAAAAAGACTTGCGACTATTCTGGCTCAATCCATCAAGGCCTACGAAAACCAGTTTGGCACAATCGAAATCTAA